Below is a genomic region from Methanolobus sediminis.
AGACTTGTTGCGGAAGTAAAAAATGGTGATGGATCCATAAACGATCGAATGCGCAAAAAAGGATATAGATCAAAAGGCAGGTAATCAAACCGTGCATTATTACACAAATAAGGAGACATCATCATGTTAAATCCTCTTGAAATAATGGCAGAAAGCTTAGGCTACCAAATTGGTATTTTTGATTGGTTTTTATTGACAATTGCGTCATACATCATTTTTGGATTTGGCGGGGCAGTATTTGATACTGCCAGTAACCGGTTTAGAGACCAATCAACTGGTAGATATGTAAAATGGGAAATTCCGCTAATAACAGGAACTCTTGGAGACTTAGCCTTTTTTTATGTAACATTTCCCACAATAGATTTTTTGGACAAAGTAAGTTCTATTGCAGCACTTGTCATCTCAATAGTTCTTACAGTATATTTGGGAATGGGAACTCGAAAGAATTGAGTTCATCATTTTATTTTTTGTTTTTAAAACATTTTATTGTGGGCAACCATATCCGATGTAAAAAATCAAGTAACAAAAATTAAAAATAGAGAAGAAGTAACCGAAGTTACATCTCGTTTCTAAGTTTCTCGACAAGTTCTGCCTTGATGCAGGAAGTCCTGTCGCCGCCGCATACCATGCCGCGAACACCGATGATGTCAGGCTGGATGCGTTTGAGCATTGGGAGGTCCTCGAACTTGAGGGTTCCTGCAAGAGCGGACTCAAGACCGACTGCGCGGATAGCACTTGTGAACTTTGTAAGCTCTTCCTCGTCCATGAACTCAAAGGTTGAGCGTCCGTCCTTGATACCTGTATCGACCATCACAACATCAACACCTGCCTTTGCACCGATTGCAGGGAGGAGATGAGGGTTGATTGAATTGATACGCTCGTAATCAGAGTAACCTGATGCGACAACCTTCTTTGAAGAGTCGTAGTTTTTCACTGCCTTGGTGATGTTAGTAAGCATTTCAAGGGCCTGTTCTTCGGTCTGAACATCATACAAACCGACCTTGATATAATCTGCACCGGCAACTGCCGCACCAAGAGCAGCGAGAGATGCAGTACCAGGCTTGAAATTAAAGTCGCCGATCGTTGCACTGATAGGTTTACCGGCATTGATAGACTCCTTTACAGAGCTAATGATCCATGGGAAGTTTGCACCAAGTGAACCTTCTTTAGGATTCTTCACGTCAACAATGTCAGCACCACCTTCATATGCTGCAATTGCCTCTTCAGGGTTGATCGGACTGATGAGTAATTTCATAATTTTAACCTCTTTTTTTATAGCATGACAGATGTATCAATTATATATGTTTCGTATCATCTTCGTTCTTGATATATTCAACCAGACAATAGTCCATGCACAGGGCGGTACTCGTAGTGAATACAAGCCCATTCACTTTTCAAGTCACATATGCAACACATCCGATGCAAAACAGATAGTAGAGACCGCAAAACCAGCAGAGGTCTACATCGCAGACCTCAACCTGCTTGAGAGGATCGGCAAGAGGGAAAAGAACTTCGATGTCATACAGGCAGTCTCAGAGTATGCAAAAGTAATGCTCGACCCCGGTGTGACCTCAGTCTCAGAAACAGAGGATGTAATGGAAATAGTACAGACCGTCATCCTCGGAACCGAGACTGCCTCACTTGAAACAATAAAAGAGGCAAGTTCCCTGTACCCCGGAAGGATCAGCGTCAGTATCGACAAAAAGCATGGCAAGATACTCACCAACGACCCGAATATGCCCGATGACCCATTTAAGATCGTGGAAATCCTCAACGACTACGACCTTGCAGATATCATAATCCTCGACCTTGACAGAGTAGGAACCGCAAGCGGCGTGGATTCACAATTCTTAAGTAAGATAGTTTCAATCTCAAGGCACAATGTGCTTCTGGGTGGCGGTGTAAGCAACGTGGAAGACATCAAGACCCTGGAAAATATCGGGATAAAGGGCGCACTTGTGGCAACAGCCCTGCATAACGGCTCAATACCACTGGACATGGTCAGGCAGTGAATCACAGTAAATGAAATACTGCAACCCAACTCACCTTTTACGGAAATTTCAGAGTAATATTATATACCAATAAAAATAATCTGAAATAAAGTTCAATTTGCATTATTGAATTCAGATTTAAATTCCAATTTAAATTTTAATTATCGGTGTTATCATGGCAGACAACGAAGAAATAGTAGATATAGGCGAGAACTATGGAGAGATCAAGATGGGAGCAGGCTGGTTCCTGACCATCACGCTTGCAACAAGCGAGAGATACGAGAACGAATACATAGAGATCGCAAAGGAAAGAGGCGGACAGAAAAAGTCACGTTTCAACCTCAATCCAAAATACACACGCGTACTTGGAGAGGCACTCATCAAATTCGCCGATGAGAACGGACTTGAGTAACCGAACGGTTACTCCTTTTTTACTTCATTTAACTATTTTCTAATTTACCAGAACTAATTTCTATCTAGTTCCAACCAGAGAGAATATAGCTTCCAGAACATCTTTCTCAATCTCATCGACCGGCCTGTCAGTATTGATAATAACAAACCTCTCCGGATGTGCTTCTGCAAGTTTCAGATAATTTGCCCTCACTTCCTCAAGGAAATCTATCTTCTCGAATTTGGTCTGCTCACCACGGTTGCCACACCTCTCCACTGATATCTTCGGGTCAATATCAAAAAGAACTGTAAGGTCAGGGTCAACCGTCCATCCGCGGTGTATTTGCTGTATCCATTCCATTGGTTCCGGGAACTTGCCTTTAAGAGTCACGGCCTGATATGCATACCTGCTTCCTGAATACCTGTCAGAGATAACATTCTGGCCACTTTCAAGTGCAGGAAGGATTAGTTTAGAAATGTGTTCCGCATGGTCTGCGGTGAAAAGCAAAAGCTCTGCAAGGTCATCAGTATCCGAATGAATGGCACGGTTTACAGCATCACCGATCCAGCCGGTGGTTGGCTCCCTTGTGAAAACAAAATCCTTAAAATCAGGATTTGAGCGCAGACGCTCTGTTATAGTGGACTTGCCGGAACCGTCGATACCTTCCAGAGTAATGAGTTTACCTTTCATTGACATCAACAATGAAAGCAAAGGAATACTATTTAGAATTTGTTCCAGAGGACAAACAGAACTTAAGTTCAGGTCCTTGAAACATCCTCACTACTACACTGTAGACACCTTACTGGAAACAAAGAAGGATCTTCCATAAATAAGAAGTCGCAAGCGTTGCATCTGAAATAAACTTTATTGGGGTCGTATTCGTCCATGATCAAAACCTCATAGGAATATGAATAATCATAATTAATATACTAATCGGTACAATAAATACGCCGGTCTTTCCGAAACTATCAAACACTGCATATCCGGCAGGCATATATGCAAAGGAAGTAACCTTTTTAGAGAGAAAAATGACCACCATCGGAGTTATCACCAGAGGAAAATACGGAAACAGGCTCATTGAGACTATCCTCTCAAAAACTGACCTTGAAGTCGTTCAAACAGCAGTTCCGGAACTATTGCCTGATTTCATAGACGAGCCAGAGGAATTCCTGGAAGGACTCAACATAGATACTTCGATATTTGATTCCAATATCGTGATAACTTACTCCCTGCACCCCGACCTTACAGTTGCAATAGCACACATGGCAGGAAAAGCAGGTGTCAAAGCCCTGATAATTCCCGGAGGTGCTTCCAAGGCTCCTGTTGTGGAACTCCAGGAAATAGCAAAAAAATACGGAATGGTCATCGAAGTGGAAGACATTTGCTGCACCCTTGAAGGTAAACCTGAAACCGAAGAATTCTGTAAATACCTGTCAATACCCGAACTGGAAGTTGACATCGATAAAGGTATAATCAGTTCGGTCAAAGTATTATGCGGGGCACCGTGTGGAAGCACATGGCACATGGCAAAAGATCTTGTGGGAACAAAAGTGGAAGATGCACCTGCAAAAGCCGGACTCCTTATACAGCAATACCCATGCAGGGCTGTAAGAGGGGGACCGGGCGGCATCCACGAATCCGGCGACATTCACAAAAAAGCCGTGGAAGATGCCATCAAAAGAAAGAAGGAAAACTGATCCAACGGGATAACATGGACAACATCCGGATAGCTGAGAAGTTCAACCATATGGCACAAATGCTTGAATTCAAAGGCGAAAGCCAGTTCAAGACACGGGCCTACACAAATGCAGCACGCACGATCAAAGGACTTGACGAGGAACTTCAGGTACTTCATAAAGAAGGGAGCATAGAAGATATTCCCGGAATTGGAAAAATCCTCAAAAGCAAGATCGTGGAAATGTTTGAAACAGGAACTTTTGAAGCTTATGAGAGAACAATGGATGAAATCCCCGCAGGAATCATTGAAATAATGAATGTCCCCGGAATAGGCCCTAAAACTGCAAGACTGTTCTATGAGAAACTTGGTGTGCAGACCGTTGATGAGCTCAGCAGGGCTGCAAGGGAACACAGAATACGAAGACTTCCACGCATGGGAGAGAAGCAGGAAGACAAAATACTACGTTCCATTGCAAGACAAAAAGAAGATAAAGACCACGGGAGACATCCTTATGTGCTGGCAAAGGACATTGCCAGGGAAATTACAGATAACCTTAAACAAAGCAGTGATATTGAAAAAGTGGCAGTTGCCGGAAGCCTGCGAAGAAAACAGGATACCGTTGGTGACATTGACCTTATAGCAATCTCCGAAGAACCGGAGAAAGCAATCAGCTGTTTTACCGGAATGGAAAAAGTGGAAGAGATACTGGAATCAGGAACAACTAAAGCAGCCATTATCTATCCCGGAAATTTCCATGTTGACCTTCGGATTGTAAGCAGGGATTCCTATGGTTCCATGCTGCAACATTTTACAGGTTCAAAGGAACATAACATTCACCTTCGAAAGCTTGCACTCTCAAAAGGATACAGCCTGAATGAATATGGAATGACTGACGAGAGCACAGGTAAACTCACAAAATTCAGCAGTGAAGATGACTTGTATAAGAATCTTGGACTTGAATATCTGTCACCTGAACTCCGTGAGGACAGAGGTGAGGTCGAAGCCAGTCTTAGAGGAAAACTTCCAAAGCTAATCGAAAGAAAGGATATCAAAGGTGACTTCCATGTACACTCTAACTGGAGCGACGGCGCCAACACCATGGAAGAGCTTGCAGAGGCTGCTATTTTGAGAGGATATGAGTACATCGCAATCACCGACCATTCACACTCAACTGGTGTGGCCAACGGCCTGTCGGATAAGAGATTACTGGAACATATCGATGCCATTGACAAGCTCAACGAGAAGTATGATGAGATAAGGATCCTTTCCGGAACCGAGTGTGATATTAAGGCTGACGGCAAGCTGGATTATAGTAACGACCTGCTGGAGCAACTTGATATTGTGGTTGTTGCAGTCCATGCAGGGCTTGACCAGGACAGGAAGAAAATGACTAAAAGAATAGTCTCTGCCCTTGAGAACGAGCATGTTGACATCATGGCACATCCAACCGGAAGGAAATTCGGAAAACGGCCACCTTATGATATGGATATGGAAACTGTTATTCAGGCTGCAAAGGACAATGAAAAAGTGCTTGAGATCAACTCATCCCCCTGGAGACTTGACCTCAACGACATTAATGCAAAACGTGCAAAGGAACATGGAGTAATGCTCGCTATAAACACGGACACTCATACAATTGATCATCTGGATAACGTTGAATTTGGGATCAATATGGCCAGAAGAGCATGGCTTGAACCTGATGATGTCCTGAACACAATGAGCCTTAAACAAATTTGTTCCAGACTGGATATTCCTAAAGAATGATTTGAGATTTAAAATGCAATTTATTACAAATAAATCATGAAATAAATATATAATTTGCATTGACCCTGTTTTTCTTACGGAAAAAAACAAAAAATATAAATTCCTGTTGTACAAATCTCTTTTTGATAAATACATGACAGGGGTAGATTTACTAAAAAGTACAGGTTTGCAGGCTATTTTTAGTTTTCCGAGCTTTATGCTTCGCCGGTAGTTAAACGAATCATTTGTGATCGCTTATGAGGTGCTATTTTGAAAGGTACAAAACCCAACAGGCATGACAGATCTATGAAAAAGCATGAGATCGAGTTCCAGAAAGAAGTAAAAAGGCAGCAGAAGAGAAGAGTTTAGGCACATAGCTGTTTTATAACCCGCTTTAAAAGTAAATGTAAAATATTAACTGGCAGGAATACCTGCCAATTCATCTTATTCTGATTCTTACTTATTCTGTAATTTAATACGCTGTGCAAGGATACATTTTCCTCCCCTGTGACCACCCAGAGGATTAAAGGTCGTTCCAAGGGAATTCATGCATCTTGCCATTACAGCCGCACCACGTGCAAGACCATCGTCTACGAATACCACGTGTTCTTCTATATTGTGATTTATTCCAAGCTCGTGAAGATATTTTAGCACCAGCTTTGGCTTGTTTCCGGTGATACCTGCTCTTCCAGTGATGCCTATCGCGCTGTCCTCAAAGACAAGACCTTCATCCTGTGCAACCTTTACAAGACGCTGGACAACACGCGCCATTACTTCATCGATAACAGCGAACAGAACTTTCACATTGTGCTTTTCGTATATCTCAGCACCAAGCTGTGCAAGCTTATCAAGATCTGTACCATTCTCACCGACATCACACCCTATCAGAACAACATTAATAGCATCTGCAGCTTCAGAATTTACAGGCACACTACCATATCTTGTACGTCCCTTTGGAACTTTTTCAATGATAATGTAACTCAATATCTTCTCAGCATACTCGTTTATGACCTTGCTTTTCAGTTTCAGTGCAATACCATCAAGGGATTTGCCATCGAAAATGTCAAGAGCAGTACCTTTTTTGGAATCAACCATTCCTGTTCCTTTAATGATGGTATCAGGAATTGCACCTGCATAACCACAGAAATTTCCTATTGTCTTTGCATAGGGGAGATCCGGACTGATTATCCTGCCGTCAAGGGTTGTACCAAAGTCCATTGACAGACAGGGGTTGCGGAAATCAACATCCACCCACTTTGCACCTTCCTTGATACCGGCTGTTGCAAGCTCACCTTCCATCTCGTTAGCAACGATCTCAACACCTGTCGCACCGACAGGAGGAGTTACACTTGCCACCGCACCGTCAAATATGACCTTCTCAAGCTTGGAATATTTCTGGAACCTATCAGGGATATTTGAGATGGCCATTGGAGGTGTCATTCTGTTTGGTGGAACACCTGCCTGAAGACACCCGTCTGCCAATGCCTTGATGAATTCTCCAACCTCATCAGGTGAATCAAAACCCGCTACAACACCAGTTGAACGGACTACAAAATGAACGTCAGTCTTTATGTCAAGATTTGCCTCTTTCACAGCACCCAGAAGAGTATCCTTTACAAGTTCGCCCACAGACTCCCTTGTCAGCTCTACACCGTTAAGTGTTTTTCCAAAAACCTCTTCTCCGGGTTTTGGAGGGCGTACATCCCTTGTCATACTAACTGTTTTCTTAACAAGTCTGGTCTTTCCGTCTTCAAGGTTAGTTGCGGTAAGGATACATTTAGTGGTAGTGTTACCAACTTCTACCGAGGCTACAATAAAATATGATTTTGATTTGTCCTTTAAGTCAAGTAAACGGACTGAAGGGCTTTCTGCAATTCTTGGTTTATGTGACATTTATATCCCTCAGATGTAAGGCTGAAGTTTCTGGATGATAGTTTGTTTAGGGACAGCACCTATAAGTTTATCGACAAACTCCCCGTTTTTGAAGATCAGCATTGCAGGAATGCTGGTGATTCCAAACTTTATGGCAGTCATTTTTTCCTCGTCCACGTTCAGTTTCCCGAATACGACCTTTCCCTGCATTTCAACAGCCAATTCGTCAAGAACCGGGGAAAGCATGCGGCATGGACCACACCAGGGTGCCCAGCAATCCACAAGAACAAGCGGATATTTTGACACTAACTCGTTAAAAGAAGCATCATTTATTGTTACAGGGTTTGAAGGATAGTCCTTCTTTTCCAGAGACTCTTGCAGTTGCTGCATTCTTTTCTGCCTGATAGATTCTATATCATCCATTCGATTCACCCTTTTGAATAATACAATTTACAGATATTTAACTGTAGACATGATTTAATATAGACGTGTTAATTCTTCCTACTATCTATACTCAATGCATTTAAGTTTTTGTATGGTTGTGCGATAACTCGACAATACCATGTAGTACAGGCCAAAACAAATAAACATTAAGAGGATAGATATTTAGAAAATAATAGGATATCAAGGATTAGAATGGCAAAATGGACTGTTGAACATCTGCTTGGAACTGACCCGCAGGACTTTGAGGTTCTGCTCTCCCGGTTATTTTCAAAGATGGGATACCACACGGAACTTACCCAGTACTCCAGAGACAAAGGAATTGACCTGGTTATAAGGATAGAAAATTTTGGATTGGTTCACACATGGCACGTTCAGGCAAAAAGATACTCCAACCCGGTTGGTGTAAAAGATGTCAGGGAATACAGTAGCATCAGGTATCGTGACCATGTTGATGGTGTCATAATTGTCACAAGTTCGTCCTTTACTAAGGAAGCCATTGAAGAAGCAGAGCAACATAACCTCAAGCTCATTGACGGTTACCTGCTTGTGGAGATGCTGAACCATTATCTTCCAGATGAGTGTGCAGATTCAGATTTTCAATCTGAAAACAATGCACAAGCAAAGCAGGAAGAAAATAATACCGGCGCAATTCTCAAAAGAGGAGAACAGGTTCTTGCAAATGAAACTGTAATGGTGGGAAACGAGAAATTCACGCTTACCATCACTAACAAAAACATATTTTTGAAAAGGATAAGCTCCGGTCTTTTCTCAAAAAGTTCAGACATCGAGGAACGTATCGAACTCAAAGACCTTTTAGGACTACACTGCGAACCCGGTAAAATTGTCCTGGTAACAGGTAACAAGAAACTTAAATTATACTCACTCAGTTCAAGAAAACTGCAGGTCATCGAAGAAATACTGGAAAGCATGCGTCCTGAATATGTCAGAGGAGAACACCTCATCAATTCATCCCGAAATGGAACAAATCTCACTTTACTCACAAATAAACGTCTTGTAATTATGGATAATACAGGAAATGCAGAGCTTGACATACCTAACAAAAAGATAGTTGGTGTGGAATTAAAAGGTGGATTCCTGAAAAAAGAGCAATTGATCGTTTCAGAGGATTCAGGAAACATGAAGAAACATTTTCTGATGGTTGAAAATCCTGCAGAATGGAAAGAAATGATAGAACAATGCGTGAGGAATGTCTGAATAATAACCAGGACTTCACAAGCGTGAAACCTATATAGTTAGCATCCATACTAACAATCAAACAATCGGAGGCTCGAAATCATGACAACAGAAGTTATCAAAATTGAAGGCATGATGTGCGGACACTGCCAGGCAAATGTGGAAAAATCCATCGGAGCCGTAGCAGGTGTCAGCGATGTTAAAGTCGATCTTGCAGCAAAGCAGGCCACAGTAACCTTTGACCCTGGTGTTGCAAGTCTTGATGCTATCAAGTCAGCGGTTACAGATGCTGGTTACACCGTTGTAGCCTGATATTTGAAAACCCCTTTTATTATTTTTCTTTTCAACAAATGAAAGCTAATATCAAAGTCTATGGCATGACATGCATGCACTGTCATAAGCGTGTCACCGATGCAATATCAGCTCTTGAAGGAGTGAATTCTGTAGATG
It encodes:
- a CDS encoding (5-formylfuran-3-yl)methyl phosphate synthase produces the protein MKLLISPINPEEAIAAYEGGADIVDVKNPKEGSLGANFPWIISSVKESINAGKPISATIGDFNFKPGTASLAALGAAVAGADYIKVGLYDVQTEEQALEMLTNITKAVKNYDSSKKVVASGYSDYERINSINPHLLPAIGAKAGVDVVMVDTGIKDGRSTFEFMDEEELTKFTSAIRAVGLESALAGTLKFEDLPMLKRIQPDIIGVRGMVCGGDRTSCIKAELVEKLRNEM
- a CDS encoding HisA/HisF-related TIM barrel protein, whose amino-acid sequence is MFRIIFVLDIFNQTIVHAQGGTRSEYKPIHFSSHICNTSDAKQIVETAKPAEVYIADLNLLERIGKREKNFDVIQAVSEYAKVMLDPGVTSVSETEDVMEIVQTVILGTETASLETIKEASSLYPGRISVSIDKKHGKILTNDPNMPDDPFKIVEILNDYDLADIIILDLDRVGTASGVDSQFLSKIVSISRHNVLLGGGVSNVEDIKTLENIGIKGALVATALHNGSIPLDMVRQ
- the tmk gene encoding dTMP kinase, producing the protein MKGKLITLEGIDGSGKSTITERLRSNPDFKDFVFTREPTTGWIGDAVNRAIHSDTDDLAELLLFTADHAEHISKLILPALESGQNVISDRYSGSRYAYQAVTLKGKFPEPMEWIQQIHRGWTVDPDLTVLFDIDPKISVERCGNRGEQTKFEKIDFLEEVRANYLKLAEAHPERFVIINTDRPVDEIEKDVLEAIFSLVGTR
- a CDS encoding DUF166 domain-containing protein; the protein is MTTIGVITRGKYGNRLIETILSKTDLEVVQTAVPELLPDFIDEPEEFLEGLNIDTSIFDSNIVITYSLHPDLTVAIAHMAGKAGVKALIIPGGASKAPVVELQEIAKKYGMVIEVEDICCTLEGKPETEEFCKYLSIPELEVDIDKGIISSVKVLCGAPCGSTWHMAKDLVGTKVEDAPAKAGLLIQQYPCRAVRGGPGGIHESGDIHKKAVEDAIKRKKEN
- the polX gene encoding DNA polymerase/3'-5' exonuclease PolX — its product is MDNIRIAEKFNHMAQMLEFKGESQFKTRAYTNAARTIKGLDEELQVLHKEGSIEDIPGIGKILKSKIVEMFETGTFEAYERTMDEIPAGIIEIMNVPGIGPKTARLFYEKLGVQTVDELSRAAREHRIRRLPRMGEKQEDKILRSIARQKEDKDHGRHPYVLAKDIAREITDNLKQSSDIEKVAVAGSLRRKQDTVGDIDLIAISEEPEKAISCFTGMEKVEEILESGTTKAAIIYPGNFHVDLRIVSRDSYGSMLQHFTGSKEHNIHLRKLALSKGYSLNEYGMTDESTGKLTKFSSEDDLYKNLGLEYLSPELREDRGEVEASLRGKLPKLIERKDIKGDFHVHSNWSDGANTMEELAEAAILRGYEYIAITDHSHSTGVANGLSDKRLLEHIDAIDKLNEKYDEIRILSGTECDIKADGKLDYSNDLLEQLDIVVVAVHAGLDQDRKKMTKRIVSALENEHVDIMAHPTGRKFGKRPPYDMDMETVIQAAKDNEKVLEINSSPWRLDLNDINAKRAKEHGVMLAINTDTHTIDHLDNVEFGINMARRAWLEPDDVLNTMSLKQICSRLDIPKE
- a CDS encoding methanogenesis marker 14 protein, yielding MSHKPRIAESPSVRLLDLKDKSKSYFIVASVEVGNTTTKCILTATNLEDGKTRLVKKTVSMTRDVRPPKPGEEVFGKTLNGVELTRESVGELVKDTLLGAVKEANLDIKTDVHFVVRSTGVVAGFDSPDEVGEFIKALADGCLQAGVPPNRMTPPMAISNIPDRFQKYSKLEKVIFDGAVASVTPPVGATGVEIVANEMEGELATAGIKEGAKWVDVDFRNPCLSMDFGTTLDGRIISPDLPYAKTIGNFCGYAGAIPDTIIKGTGMVDSKKGTALDIFDGKSLDGIALKLKSKVINEYAEKILSYIIIEKVPKGRTRYGSVPVNSEAADAINVVLIGCDVGENGTDLDKLAQLGAEIYEKHNVKVLFAVIDEVMARVVQRLVKVAQDEGLVFEDSAIGITGRAGITGNKPKLVLKYLHELGINHNIEEHVVFVDDGLARGAAVMARCMNSLGTTFNPLGGHRGGKCILAQRIKLQNK
- the trxA gene encoding thioredoxin, which produces MDDIESIRQKRMQQLQESLEKKDYPSNPVTINDASFNELVSKYPLVLVDCWAPWCGPCRMLSPVLDELAVEMQGKVVFGKLNVDEEKMTAIKFGITSIPAMLIFKNGEFVDKLIGAVPKQTIIQKLQPYI
- a CDS encoding restriction endonuclease, with product MAKWTVEHLLGTDPQDFEVLLSRLFSKMGYHTELTQYSRDKGIDLVIRIENFGLVHTWHVQAKRYSNPVGVKDVREYSSIRYRDHVDGVIIVTSSSFTKEAIEEAEQHNLKLIDGYLLVEMLNHYLPDECADSDFQSENNAQAKQEENNTGAILKRGEQVLANETVMVGNEKFTLTITNKNIFLKRISSGLFSKSSDIEERIELKDLLGLHCEPGKIVLVTGNKKLKLYSLSSRKLQVIEEILESMRPEYVRGEHLINSSRNGTNLTLLTNKRLVIMDNTGNAELDIPNKKIVGVELKGGFLKKEQLIVSEDSGNMKKHFLMVENPAEWKEMIEQCVRNV
- a CDS encoding heavy-metal-associated domain-containing protein, yielding MTTEVIKIEGMMCGHCQANVEKSIGAVAGVSDVKVDLAAKQATVTFDPGVASLDAIKSAVTDAGYTVVA